Proteins from a genomic interval of Cucumis melo cultivar AY chromosome 7, USDA_Cmelo_AY_1.0, whole genome shotgun sequence:
- the LOC103493698 gene encoding NAD(P)H-quinone oxidoreductase subunit U, chloroplastic: MAAAAVPSTTTVHIRRSNFLSPTSKPTAISFNPITSRSKPLKFIIRNSNESSAETATTETATEMEEESSLQASDESPSLISALNVERALRGIPITDVNHYGRLGLRRGCPYDQVPIAYNIKVQELKSQGLEEEELNQKLELLKESYMILSSVEERRMYDWSLARIGEPDKYSWPFEADITQIQTQLPPPKEPEDEGPTRLVGYFFLGWFVLSIVLSIALNL; the protein is encoded by the exons ATGGCGGCGGCTGCAGTACCGTCTACCACCACCGTCCACATTCGTCGAAGTAACTTCCTCTCTCCCACCTCAAAACCCACCGCCATATCCTTCAATCCCATCACTTCCCGCTCAAAGCCGCTCAAGTTCATCATCAGAAACTCCAACGAATCATCGGCGGAGACTGCCACAACGGAGACGGCGACTGAGATGGAGGAAGAAAGCTCACTCCAAGCCTCCGACGAATCGCCGTCTCTGATTTCGGCTCTCAACGTCGAACGAGCCCTCCGTGGAATTC CAATTACAGATGTGAATCACTACGGAAGACTCGGACTCCGAAGAGGATGTCCATATGATCAg GTTCCGATTGCATACAACATCAAGGTTCAAGAACTAAAGAGCCAGGGATTAGAGGAAGAAGAACTCAACCAAAAACTCGAACTCCTAAAA GAATCGTACATGATATTATCATCTGTTGAAGAGAGAAGAATGTACGATTGGAGCTTGGCGAGAATCGGAGAACCAGACAAATATTCATGGCCTTTCGAGGCCGATATAACTCAGATTCAAACTCAATTGCCGCCGCCGAAG GAACCAGAAGACGAAGGACCGACGAGATTGGTGGGCTACTTCTTCTTGGGGTGGTTCGTTCTATCCATCGTGTTATCTATTGCTCTGAATCTCTAG